The Bacillota bacterium genome has a window encoding:
- a CDS encoding cation:proton antiporter subunit C, giving the protein MAAILFVIGVVTVLTRSNLFKKLLGINIMESAIYLTFVAASNRRDGVVPILDLANPEQPYINPLPSALMLTGIVVSVSVTAFALALIVRLYRSYHTTDARQISRMKDEVTNG; this is encoded by the coding sequence ATGGCGGCGATCTTGTTCGTCATTGGAGTCGTGACGGTACTGACTCGGTCTAACCTGTTTAAGAAGCTACTGGGAATCAACATCATGGAAAGTGCCATTTATCTTACCTTTGTTGCCGCCAGTAATCGCCGGGATGGAGTAGTGCCTATTCTGGATCTAGCTAATCCAGAGCAGCCTTACATTAACCCTTTGCCATCGGCCCTGATGTTGACCGGAATCGTGGTTAGTGTTAGCGTTACTGCCTTTGCCTTGGCTCTGATTGTCAGGTTGTATCGTTCTTATCACACAACCGATGCCCGGCAGATTTCGCGGATGAAAGATGAGGTGACGAATGGATGA
- a CDS encoding cation:proton antiporter, protein MIRWLAGICFVGSFLAFTISTLGLFRLPDPYSRLHGVSVGDTLGIGLVGLGLVLLSPTAALRIKLLVVLILFWLINPVMSHMVAKGGLVRGVRPTQGTKVMRE, encoded by the coding sequence GTGATTAGGTGGCTAGCAGGGATATGTTTCGTCGGGTCTTTTCTAGCCTTTACTATCAGCACCCTGGGATTATTTCGCCTTCCTGATCCCTATAGCCGGCTGCACGGAGTTTCGGTAGGTGACACTCTTGGGATAGGTCTGGTTGGTTTGGGCCTAGTTCTTCTAAGTCCTACTGCTGCTCTTCGGATTAAGCTTCTGGTGGTGCTGATCCTGTTCTGGCTCATCAATCCAGTCATGAGCCATATGGTTGCTAAGGGCGGTCTTGTAAGGGGAGTGCGACCCACTCAGGGTACAAAGGTGATGCGGGAGTGA
- a CDS encoding DUF4040 domain-containing protein — translation MTGTDYGIMAMLSLLIIASLAMYWIKDLIHAVVVYGAYSLVMALVWLAMNTPDLAITEAAAGIGTTVLMMVVIYRTNRREE, via the coding sequence ATGACTGGTACAGATTATGGCATTATGGCTATGCTCAGTTTGCTTATTATTGCGTCCTTAGCGATGTATTGGATCAAGGACTTGATTCACGCTGTTGTTGTTTACGGAGCCTATAGTTTGGTTATGGCCTTGGTGTGGCTGGCGATGAATACTCCAGATTTAGCTATAACCGAAGCAGCAGCGGGGATAGGGACGACGGTGTTGATGATGGTTGTTATCTACCGAACCAACCGGAGGGAGGAATGA
- a CDS encoding monovalent cation/H+ antiporter subunit D family protein, producing MSNLTLALLSGVLGAVVLSFTDRVRSGIRNTLTLAFALSGAWFTWQVALAVMAGESVGLTMRLGGLTWSLRADPLGVVFGLIVSSLWVLATVYSFGYMNGEPRQRTYYTFFLLSFAVTLGVAFSGNLLTLYLCYELLTFATYPLVIHQRDEEAVKAGSKYIIYSLSGAGAILVAMVVTYLLAGSLEFTGRPLLAAVGSRRGLGWLLALFVAGFGVKAALMPLHRWLPAAMVAPTPVSALLHAVAVVNSGVFGLLRVIYSIFGPELVSQLALGRWLPWIAAFTILAGSVIALRQDVLKRRLAYSTISQLSYILMGAFILHPWALAGALIHMVSHSLLKMALFFGAGIVAKGTGRVNVSQMPGVGWQFPLTFGAFGVACLGMIGMLPLNAFWGKYYLMKGGIASGSWPLALVLIVSGLLNACYFVPIVVSAFSGEASGRKLERGGQVVWMLAPTLGLVVGALVMGVAPGIVWPAITAIVDAFF from the coding sequence GTGAGCAACTTAACTTTGGCTCTGCTCAGTGGGGTCCTGGGAGCGGTGGTTTTGTCCTTCACGGACCGAGTCAGGAGCGGGATACGCAATACACTGACATTGGCCTTTGCACTTTCCGGCGCTTGGTTTACTTGGCAGGTGGCCCTAGCTGTAATGGCCGGGGAGTCGGTGGGTCTGACAATGAGGTTGGGTGGGCTGACCTGGAGTCTTCGGGCTGATCCACTGGGCGTAGTCTTTGGTCTTATAGTCTCATCCCTGTGGGTACTGGCTACCGTCTATTCCTTCGGATATATGAATGGCGAACCCAGGCAACGCACTTATTATACATTCTTCCTGTTATCCTTTGCTGTGACTTTGGGGGTGGCCTTTTCTGGCAACTTGTTGACTCTGTATTTGTGTTATGAGTTGTTAACCTTTGCCACCTATCCCTTGGTGATTCATCAGCGGGATGAGGAAGCGGTTAAGGCAGGATCCAAGTACATTATCTATAGTCTATCCGGTGCTGGAGCGATTTTGGTAGCGATGGTGGTTACCTATCTCTTGGCAGGTAGCCTAGAATTTACCGGTAGACCTCTATTGGCAGCGGTGGGATCCCGGCGGGGCCTGGGCTGGCTCTTGGCTCTGTTTGTCGCAGGATTTGGAGTTAAGGCTGCGCTGATGCCCTTGCATCGGTGGTTGCCCGCAGCCATGGTGGCTCCCACTCCAGTAAGCGCTTTGCTCCACGCCGTGGCTGTAGTTAACTCTGGGGTTTTTGGTCTACTGCGGGTAATCTATTCCATCTTTGGCCCTGAGCTGGTGTCACAGCTGGCCCTGGGACGATGGTTGCCCTGGATCGCGGCCTTTACAATCCTGGCCGGTTCTGTGATTGCCCTGCGGCAGGACGTTCTAAAGAGAAGACTGGCGTATTCCACCATCAGTCAACTGTCCTATATTCTCATGGGGGCCTTTATCCTACATCCCTGGGCTCTGGCTGGGGCTCTGATCCACATGGTGAGCCATTCTCTTTTGAAGATGGCACTGTTTTTTGGGGCAGGGATTGTCGCCAAGGGGACGGGCAGGGTGAATGTTAGCCAGATGCCGGGTGTCGGTTGGCAGTTTCCCTTGACCTTTGGTGCCTTTGGTGTGGCTTGTCTTGGTATGATCGGTATGCTGCCCCTTAACGCCTTCTGGGGCAAGTATTATCTGATGAAGGGCGGCATCGCCAGCGGAAGTTGGCCCCTAGCTTTGGTGTTGATTGTCAGTGGTCTATTGAACGCCTGCTACTTTGTCCCCATTGTGGTCTCAGCCTTTAGCGGCGAGGCTTCTGGTAGAAAGTTGGAAAGGGGCGGGCAGGTTGTTTGGATGTTGGCTCCGACCCTTGGTTTGGTGGTAGGGGCATTGGTCATGGGTGTAGCGCCAGGAATTGTCTGGCCGGCTATTACAGCTATCGTTGATGCTTTCTTCTAA
- a CDS encoding monovalent cation/H+ antiporter subunit D family protein has protein sequence MTATLKQHLPVLLVVGPLLVAYILPVLFRRTRLIRGLTVAIVALGLLGTGYLAIFLLPSVGSSIVYGVGGWSAPWGIELVAGNLGVFFALMVTGVGLPISLYACGALGQEVSPSETRSKFLVLYLLLTGALAGMAFTNDMFNIFVLVEVATLSCCGLVSARRGAKAASAAFNYLVLATIGSSFILAGIGMVYITTGHLNIGFANGELVKAWSTYPHVIWLAVSFFLVGFGVKGALFPLHVWLPDAHSSAPTPASAILSALAVKGYALCLMKILYGVFGASLITTLGVNRILVILGMVGTMAASILALGQEELKRRLAFSTVAQVGYVFLGLGLVNVTGLTGTLYHMASHAMIKSSLFLAAGTIVTTTGKTRISELAGIGKKMPVTMAVFTIASLGLVGIPLFSGFVGKWYLLLGSLEVGGVLAAAVIILGSVLCAAYLFPIIRVAYFEPAPQEDWQDPGVLEKIAMIGLAVGVLVLGTVPGSYLEMAVQAASELLFK, from the coding sequence ATGACGGCAACATTGAAGCAACATTTACCAGTACTATTAGTCGTTGGCCCTTTGCTCGTCGCCTATATCCTTCCAGTATTATTCCGAAGAACCCGGTTGATTAGGGGTCTGACTGTCGCCATCGTAGCTCTGGGCCTATTGGGAACCGGGTACTTGGCAATTTTTCTCCTTCCCTCTGTCGGTTCGTCCATTGTCTACGGGGTGGGAGGTTGGTCAGCGCCCTGGGGAATAGAACTTGTGGCGGGAAACCTCGGCGTATTCTTTGCATTGATGGTTACGGGAGTGGGGTTGCCGATATCCCTATATGCCTGCGGCGCTCTGGGTCAAGAGGTGAGCCCTTCAGAAACGAGGAGTAAGTTTCTCGTCCTCTATCTGTTGTTAACGGGTGCTTTGGCTGGAATGGCCTTTACCAATGACATGTTCAATATCTTTGTTCTAGTGGAAGTAGCTACTTTGAGCTGTTGTGGTCTGGTTAGTGCTCGCAGGGGAGCTAAAGCGGCATCGGCTGCCTTCAACTATCTGGTCTTGGCTACGATTGGCTCAAGCTTCATTCTAGCCGGGATCGGAATGGTTTACATTACGACTGGACACCTCAACATAGGCTTTGCCAACGGAGAATTAGTCAAGGCTTGGTCAACGTATCCCCATGTGATTTGGCTGGCGGTTAGTTTCTTCTTAGTGGGTTTTGGTGTCAAGGGAGCGTTATTTCCTCTACATGTTTGGCTGCCTGACGCGCATTCCAGTGCGCCAACTCCTGCCAGTGCCATCCTCTCGGCTTTGGCCGTTAAGGGATATGCCCTATGTCTGATGAAAATCTTGTACGGTGTCTTCGGTGCTTCCTTGATTACCACCCTAGGGGTGAACCGGATTTTGGTTATCTTGGGGATGGTCGGAACTATGGCGGCATCGATTCTGGCCTTGGGCCAGGAAGAGCTCAAGCGTCGGTTGGCCTTTTCAACGGTGGCTCAAGTGGGTTATGTCTTCTTGGGTTTGGGACTGGTGAATGTCACCGGTCTGACCGGTACTCTCTATCACATGGCTAGTCACGCCATGATCAAGTCCAGTCTGTTCTTGGCGGCCGGAACGATAGTTACTACCACAGGGAAGACCCGAATTAGTGAGCTGGCGGGCATCGGCAAGAAGATGCCGGTCACAATGGCGGTTTTCACCATCGCTAGTCTTGGCCTCGTTGGCATACCCCTGTTTTCAGGTTTCGTAGGCAAATGGTATCTACTGCTGGGAAGTCTGGAAGTCGGGGGGGTCCTGGCAGCGGCGGTGATTATTCTTGGCAGCGTTCTCTGTGCCGCGTATCTCTTTCCCATTATTCGGGTGGCTTATTTTGAGCCTGCCCCTCAGGAAGATTGGCAGGATCCCGGTGTACTAGAGAAGATCGCTATGATTGGACTAGCCGTTGGAGTACTAGTCCTTGGCACTGTTCCAGGATCATATTTGGAGATGGCTGTACAAGCTGCTTCGGAACTACTGTTCAAATAA
- a CDS encoding sodium:proton antiporter: MRDLILKRILTILLPFIQMYGLYVIFHGHLSPGGGFAGGMIVGLGFIGFATVFGLERGSDKLPHWVTTMAESFGTLWYGAIGLVGILRGTSFLMNKQAGVPVGQAGDLFSGGLVFLITLGIGVKVASTMVTLFFALTEEEN; this comes from the coding sequence ATGAGAGATCTAATTCTAAAGCGGATTCTTACCATACTTCTTCCCTTTATCCAAATGTATGGATTGTATGTGATCTTTCATGGACATCTTTCTCCCGGCGGTGGATTCGCTGGTGGAATGATTGTAGGGTTAGGATTTATTGGCTTTGCTACTGTGTTTGGCTTGGAGCGAGGAAGTGACAAGTTGCCCCACTGGGTGACCACCATGGCGGAGAGCTTTGGCACTCTGTGGTACGGGGCTATCGGTTTGGTGGGTATTCTGCGGGGAACTTCATTCTTGATGAACAAGCAGGCCGGTGTGCCGGTAGGTCAAGCCGGAGACTTGTTCTCTGGTGGGTTAGTCTTTCTTATTACATTGGGCATCGGGGTAAAGGTAGCGAGCACGATGGTTACTCTGTTCTTCGCCCTAACGGAGGAGGAGAACTGA
- a CDS encoding GNAT family N-acetyltransferase yields the protein MVVTIRLATVEDAAELARLNQEFNGGKLRAEEKVRARLAGNQELVAVAEAKGGLVGFACAQSFSSFCYEELQGEITELYVQPSARRQGVAKGLISLLETQLRERGVNEVKVLTGQDNHKAIGCYQSCGYQPDDELLLRKNLRD from the coding sequence GTGGTCGTTACCATCAGATTAGCAACAGTCGAAGATGCCGCAGAGCTTGCCAGGCTGAACCAAGAATTTAACGGTGGGAAGTTAAGGGCTGAGGAGAAAGTACGGGCTAGGCTAGCTGGTAACCAGGAGCTGGTGGCGGTGGCAGAGGCTAAGGGTGGGCTGGTTGGCTTTGCCTGCGCCCAGAGTTTCTCCTCCTTTTGCTATGAGGAGCTGCAGGGGGAAATCACTGAGCTGTATGTCCAGCCCTCGGCTCGCAGGCAGGGAGTAGCCAAGGGCCTAATCTCGCTGCTGGAGACGCAGCTGCGGGAGCGTGGGGTCAATGAAGTGAAGGTACTGACCGGTCAGGACAATCACAAGGCCATAGGGTGTTATCAAAGCTGTGGGTATCAGCCCGACGATGAGCTGTTGCTGCGCAAGAATCTCAGGGACTAG
- a CDS encoding Na+/H+ antiporter subunit E, which produces MRRREVIIAGLLLSFWLVLAESFDLQHILAGLVLAVGTVWLWRDLFPYLPRVAVKEMVLLGRLVVRLIGFVIASNIAVAKTVLFNGPSVTPTIIIMRPPLETNWARVLLANCITITPGTVTIDVHPETGEFMVHALTTETAADLLDWQLIREIEEIELWRKERKARGLVVGRADDTNPLGSVASHSGSDGH; this is translated from the coding sequence TTGCGCAGGCGGGAAGTAATTATAGCTGGCTTGCTGTTATCCTTCTGGCTGGTATTAGCCGAAAGCTTTGATCTACAGCATATTTTAGCGGGTTTGGTACTAGCCGTGGGGACGGTGTGGCTGTGGCGGGATTTGTTTCCATATCTACCACGGGTTGCGGTGAAGGAAATGGTTCTTCTTGGGAGACTGGTGGTGCGGCTAATTGGTTTCGTGATTGCATCGAATATTGCCGTAGCCAAGACTGTTCTCTTTAATGGTCCTTCAGTGACGCCGACGATTATCATTATGCGGCCTCCCTTGGAAACTAATTGGGCCAGGGTACTTTTGGCCAATTGCATTACCATTACCCCGGGAACTGTAACGATTGATGTTCATCCGGAGACGGGGGAATTCATGGTGCACGCTTTGACCACGGAGACGGCAGCAGATCTCCTGGATTGGCAGCTAATTCGAGAGATTGAAGAGATTGAGTTGTGGAGAAAGGAGAGGAAGGCACGTGGTTTGGTTGTTGGTAGGGCTGATGACACTAATCCTCTTGGCTCTGTTGCGAGCCATTCTGGGTCCGACGGCCATTGA
- a CDS encoding SulP family inorganic anion transporter, producing the protein MRSWWGRYRGDVAGGLTAAIVALPLALAFGIASGAGAIAGLYASIFGGLVASVFGGCGVQISGPTGAMTAILVSLVAKHGLGGMLLAGILAGLMQIGLGLLRLGKFVKYLPQPVIAGFTNGISILFFMTAIGDAVQEPIITLFTALVIVLAAQLFKRVPDSLFGLVAGLALNQFIGSSHVVGEVAFTIPKFTFGLMPLEHIGSLIMPAVSICLLGSISALLSAQVTDSMTESQHDSNRELVGQGLGNLVSCAIGGVPITGAVARSGINVYAGGRTRVSGILHSLFLGFMVLVLQPVVRRIPMASLAAILMVSSVRTADWKSLRLIPRARWSYGAILIFTTILTVVQDLAIAVVAGVILAVIGVVVELAALPQGREVSHKEEREPALSYQVHNAVQVLAFHGPLFFVGVEQARNQIKQLANKPILVLDLSDVSILDETAALALLDLARRLQGQGKALYVAGLSKKALRMVTRMGLVKELGRQRLCRDINCALRRAVREAIQLESEEYTSPSWPPVAELSS; encoded by the coding sequence GTGCGTTCTTGGTGGGGACGTTATCGCGGTGATGTGGCGGGTGGGCTTACCGCGGCGATTGTAGCTTTGCCCTTGGCATTGGCCTTTGGAATTGCTAGCGGCGCGGGAGCTATAGCTGGCTTGTATGCATCCATTTTTGGTGGCTTGGTGGCTTCGGTCTTTGGCGGCTGCGGGGTTCAGATCTCTGGGCCTACTGGAGCGATGACCGCAATCCTGGTCAGTCTGGTTGCCAAACATGGGTTGGGCGGTATGCTTTTGGCTGGTATCTTGGCAGGGCTGATGCAAATTGGTCTTGGCCTTTTGCGTTTAGGTAAGTTTGTGAAATATCTTCCTCAGCCGGTGATTGCCGGTTTCACCAATGGTATATCAATCTTGTTTTTCATGACAGCCATCGGTGATGCCGTTCAAGAACCTATCATCACTTTGTTTACCGCGCTAGTGATCGTTCTTGCTGCACAACTCTTCAAGAGAGTCCCCGATTCTCTCTTTGGATTAGTCGCCGGTCTTGCCCTCAATCAATTTATTGGTTCGTCACACGTAGTAGGCGAAGTTGCCTTTACAATACCGAAATTTACCTTTGGATTAATGCCGCTAGAGCACATTGGTTCTTTGATCATGCCTGCAGTTAGTATCTGCTTGCTGGGTAGCATATCGGCGTTATTGTCGGCACAGGTCACCGACAGCATGACCGAAAGCCAGCACGATAGTAACCGTGAGCTGGTAGGGCAGGGCCTGGGGAACCTTGTCTCCTGTGCAATTGGTGGTGTTCCCATTACTGGGGCCGTGGCTCGCTCCGGCATCAACGTTTACGCCGGGGGTCGTACCCGAGTTTCCGGTATTCTTCATTCCTTGTTTCTCGGGTTTATGGTCTTGGTCTTACAGCCCGTGGTAAGACGGATTCCGATGGCATCCTTGGCAGCGATTTTGATGGTATCGTCGGTGCGTACCGCTGATTGGAAGAGCTTAAGATTGATACCGCGAGCGCGGTGGTCCTACGGTGCCATTCTCATCTTCACCACCATACTCACCGTGGTTCAGGATTTAGCAATAGCAGTAGTCGCGGGAGTAATCTTGGCCGTGATTGGGGTAGTAGTGGAGTTGGCTGCTTTGCCCCAGGGAAGGGAAGTATCCCATAAAGAAGAGCGGGAGCCTGCCTTATCTTACCAGGTACATAACGCCGTTCAGGTGTTGGCTTTTCATGGGCCGTTGTTCTTTGTAGGAGTGGAACAGGCAAGAAACCAGATCAAGCAGCTGGCCAACAAACCTATCTTGGTTCTAGATTTATCCGATGTTTCGATCCTCGATGAGACCGCTGCCTTGGCGCTACTGGACTTGGCAAGACGTCTGCAAGGACAGGGCAAGGCGCTCTATGTAGCGGGATTGAGTAAGAAGGCATTGCGCATGGTAACCCGGATGGGGTTGGTTAAGGAACTGGGACGGCAGCGGCTATGCAGAGATATTAATTGTGCCTTGCGACGGGCAGTTCGTGAGGCTATACAGCTGGAATCGGAAGAGTATACATCTCCCAGTTGGCCCCCTGTGGCAGAGTTGAGTAGCTAG
- a CDS encoding MFS transporter has protein sequence MSSDSKRVDEPRREQAFTLLLICIGSALAFASLGMTRPLVVLLANNLGASSLWIGIIVASYAFIPFFLALHVGAATDQYGPRLLIIIGSLGFAAAMVIIAVFPSVSGILISQTLAGICQLCSVVAFQTYASSIGSSQDLESNFGWYTAAGSVGQLTGPILGGLIADHISYQATFWISALLSVATAVVISILPKVKPIMRGNEGLYIDKPLVRDLLRRGGIKVAMLSSFAVLFAMGARDAFFPLLLQSLGYQATQVGLLNSIQAGAGLLARPFMGQAVKLIGNRLNTLVVMISFAGIGLLLIPVGQSLLFFTFVSLLIGVGTGLAQPLSMLIVADNSGSQERGLAMGLRLMGNRLAQLVNPLLFGVITSLSGLGAAFVTGGSILLGSALALNHWRDRKGPRKSVKEGLPS, from the coding sequence TTGTCATCGGATTCGAAACGGGTAGATGAACCAAGACGAGAGCAAGCCTTCACACTACTACTGATTTGTATCGGTTCAGCATTGGCCTTCGCCTCCTTGGGGATGACTCGCCCCTTGGTAGTATTGCTGGCCAACAATTTGGGTGCTTCGTCCCTTTGGATTGGGATTATCGTGGCCTCCTACGCCTTTATTCCCTTCTTTCTTGCCCTCCATGTGGGAGCAGCTACTGATCAGTATGGACCACGCCTGTTGATCATCATCGGCAGCCTGGGGTTTGCCGCAGCCATGGTGATTATCGCGGTTTTTCCCAGTGTGTCGGGAATTCTAATTTCGCAGACCCTCGCGGGTATCTGTCAGCTTTGTTCCGTCGTCGCCTTCCAAACCTATGCCTCATCCATTGGCAGCTCCCAGGACCTAGAGTCAAACTTTGGGTGGTATACCGCGGCCGGTAGTGTCGGACAACTGACCGGGCCTATCTTAGGTGGACTGATTGCAGACCACATCTCCTATCAGGCTACCTTCTGGATTAGTGCCTTGTTGAGCGTTGCTACCGCGGTGGTTATTAGCATCTTACCTAAGGTCAAACCGATAATGAGGGGCAACGAAGGGCTCTATATTGATAAGCCCCTGGTCAGGGATCTGCTTCGTCGGGGTGGCATCAAGGTCGCGATGTTGTCCAGCTTTGCGGTGTTGTTTGCCATGGGAGCCAGGGATGCCTTTTTTCCCCTGCTGCTCCAAAGTCTAGGTTACCAGGCAACCCAGGTGGGTCTGCTTAACTCCATTCAAGCGGGAGCAGGGCTTTTGGCTCGCCCCTTCATGGGACAAGCTGTTAAGCTCATCGGTAATCGGCTAAACACCCTAGTGGTGATGATTTCCTTTGCCGGAATCGGGTTGCTTCTCATTCCTGTCGGACAAAGTCTTCTTTTTTTCACCTTCGTATCCCTTCTAATCGGTGTTGGGACTGGACTTGCCCAGCCCCTTAGTATGCTGATCGTAGCCGACAACTCGGGATCCCAGGAGCGGGGTCTGGCCATGGGACTGCGCTTGATGGGCAATCGACTGGCGCAACTGGTCAATCCCTTGTTATTCGGGGTGATCACCAGCCTTAGTGGATTGGGTGCCGCCTTTGTTACCGGAGGTTCTATCCTGTTGGGTAGTGCCCTAGCTCTCAATCACTGGCGAGACAGAAAAGGCCCCAGGAAGTCTGTCAAAGAGGGTCTACCCTCATAG
- a CDS encoding NADH dehydrogenase: protein MTWMALPLIPALAAVLLALRPRAGRYLPFAASSLVLLLSGWKLGGILGGEVFTYQWNLVGPFSPSLRVDPLSGIFLLVTAFVWWVASLYAPEYMNHEGREGRFTLWLLLTQTAVLGVFLAGDLLTLLLCFELMTITSWFWVIHRGNQEALRAGYFYLFFSIAAGLFVAIGAVLIGQAGGTLTIGLGTLAQLLPNTHVVWGLVAVALGFAVKAGMVPLHLWLPHAHSVAPTPASALLSGILIKAGAYGLLRVGQVVGWDSALLSGTKGLGLCLTVLGAATMLVGVGAALLQSDAKRLLAYHSVSQMGYILLGLGAAWFLGQSGGMALTGAIYHVINHALFKAALFLGVGVVYVRTKETNLYNLGGLWRSFPITAVLMFLAVLGITGAPGLNGYASKTLLHHGISQAAGTGLPLMIWIERCFLLVGVGTAASFAKLYCLMFLRKGKSTGIVRGETWQFSTAMASLAAVMLVIGLRPELVLRRFAIPAARVLGIEQVEGLIMGFSFWSGADVMGMVITLGLGIVVAWLGLTTGAFHWQPPKVLTLEGLMGSILRGLLILGRKAEGVYHSVVGALSGQLRMGARNLWVACQRLDRSGGVTIAGGFLSELSANVGLIVVVLITLLVGYICVELITRGLSVPLVMMK from the coding sequence ATGACTTGGATGGCTCTTCCCCTCATACCGGCCTTGGCAGCTGTCCTCTTGGCTCTGAGGCCAAGGGCGGGCAGGTATCTGCCCTTTGCAGCCAGTTCCTTGGTATTGCTTTTAAGTGGGTGGAAGTTAGGCGGCATTTTGGGTGGTGAAGTGTTCACATATCAATGGAATTTGGTGGGTCCCTTCAGCCCCAGCCTACGGGTTGACCCACTATCGGGGATTTTTCTCCTGGTGACGGCCTTTGTGTGGTGGGTGGCTTCCCTGTATGCACCGGAGTACATGAACCACGAGGGCAGGGAAGGGAGATTTACTCTCTGGCTGTTGCTGACTCAGACAGCGGTCCTCGGGGTATTTTTGGCTGGGGACCTTTTGACCCTGCTGCTTTGTTTTGAGTTAATGACCATTACTTCATGGTTTTGGGTAATTCATCGGGGTAATCAAGAGGCCCTGAGAGCCGGGTATTTCTACCTGTTCTTTAGTATAGCTGCCGGGTTATTTGTCGCCATTGGTGCTGTGCTCATTGGGCAAGCCGGTGGAACCCTGACCATCGGATTGGGTACCCTAGCTCAGTTACTTCCCAATACCCATGTGGTTTGGGGTCTGGTGGCTGTTGCCCTAGGGTTTGCAGTTAAAGCCGGGATGGTACCCCTGCATCTGTGGCTTCCTCATGCTCACTCGGTGGCTCCGACACCGGCCAGTGCTCTCCTTTCCGGTATCTTGATCAAGGCCGGGGCCTATGGTTTGCTTCGGGTGGGTCAGGTGGTGGGCTGGGATTCTGCGCTGCTTAGCGGCACCAAGGGATTGGGTCTTTGCCTTACAGTCTTGGGCGCGGCCACTATGCTGGTGGGCGTCGGTGCTGCCTTGCTGCAAAGTGATGCCAAGCGCCTATTGGCCTATCACAGCGTCAGCCAGATGGGATATATCCTCCTGGGATTAGGCGCAGCCTGGTTCCTCGGTCAATCCGGGGGGATGGCTCTGACGGGAGCGATTTATCATGTGATTAACCACGCCCTCTTTAAGGCCGCTTTGTTTCTCGGGGTTGGCGTTGTCTATGTGCGCACCAAGGAAACCAACCTATACAATCTCGGGGGTCTGTGGCGTTCCTTCCCGATTACCGCGGTGCTGATGTTTCTGGCGGTTTTGGGGATTACTGGGGCACCGGGACTTAATGGATACGCCAGTAAGACTTTGTTACATCATGGGATAAGTCAGGCTGCCGGTACCGGTTTGCCGTTAATGATTTGGATAGAAAGATGCTTCCTTCTGGTGGGAGTAGGTACTGCTGCTTCCTTTGCAAAGCTCTACTGCCTGATGTTTCTCAGAAAAGGGAAATCCACGGGTATTGTCCGGGGTGAGACTTGGCAGTTTAGCACCGCGATGGCTTCGCTGGCTGCGGTCATGCTTGTGATTGGATTACGGCCAGAGCTTGTTTTGAGAAGGTTTGCAATTCCGGCGGCTAGGGTGCTGGGGATAGAGCAGGTCGAAGGATTGATCATGGGCTTTTCCTTCTGGTCTGGGGCCGATGTCATGGGGATGGTAATTACTCTAGGCCTAGGGATAGTCGTAGCTTGGCTTGGCCTAACCACTGGAGCCTTCCACTGGCAGCCTCCCAAGGTGCTCACTTTGGAGGGCTTGATGGGAAGTATCCTCCGTGGGTTACTCATCCTGGGGCGAAAAGCCGAGGGTGTATACCACAGTGTGGTAGGCGCACTGTCTGGGCAGTTGAGGATGGGAGCCCGTAACCTGTGGGTTGCCTGTCAAAGGCTAGACCGATCCGGCGGAGTGACCATTGCCGGTGGGTTCCTCTCTGAACTGAGTGCCAATGTGGGTTTGATCGTGGTGGTTCTGATCACCCTACTTGTTGGTTATATCTGTGTCGAACTGATTACCCGTGGTCTGAGTGTACCACTGGTTATGATGAAGTAG